A single Streptomyces sp. 2114.4 DNA region contains:
- a CDS encoding helix-turn-helix domain-containing protein, whose amino-acid sequence MAISQSGADAGIDPVYRSDCPSRPILDQIADKWSMMVMAVLDKPTRFNEIKRRLEGVTQRVLTQTLRRLERNGMVVRRVLPTSPVGVEYSLTPLGESLREPFGRLYDWTVNHADEIRAHQMDYDRRVQG is encoded by the coding sequence ATGGCCATTTCTCAATCCGGCGCCGACGCCGGCATCGACCCCGTCTACCGGTCCGACTGCCCCAGCCGCCCGATCCTCGACCAGATCGCTGACAAGTGGTCGATGATGGTGATGGCAGTCCTTGACAAGCCCACTCGGTTCAATGAGATCAAGCGCCGTCTTGAGGGCGTGACACAACGGGTCTTGACCCAGACCCTGCGCCGTCTGGAGCGCAACGGGATGGTCGTGCGCCGCGTGCTGCCCACCTCGCCCGTCGGGGTCGAGTACTCCCTCACCCCGCTCGGCGAATCCCTGCGGGAGCCGTTCGGCCGGTTGTACGACTGGACGGTCAACCACGCGGACGAGATCCGGGCGCACCAAATGGACTATGACCGACGCGTTCAGGGCTGA
- a CDS encoding DUF6506 family protein gives MALTHWGFIYTAAGSAADGDVNVVDTGKCRTALVGVEKPEQAIAVARRLVDEGVQLIELCGGFGPVWAGRIIDAIDGAVPVGTVGYGPEAVNQVHAIFS, from the coding sequence ATGGCGCTCACACATTGGGGATTCATTTACACAGCAGCTGGCAGCGCCGCAGACGGCGATGTCAACGTCGTGGACACCGGCAAATGCCGAACTGCCCTCGTGGGGGTGGAGAAACCCGAGCAGGCCATTGCGGTCGCGCGCCGCTTGGTGGACGAGGGTGTGCAACTGATCGAGCTGTGCGGAGGGTTCGGCCCCGTTTGGGCCGGGCGCATCATCGACGCGATCGACGGTGCAGTGCCCGTGGGGACGGTCGGCTACGGCCCTGAAGCGGTCAACCAGGTGCATGCAATCTTCTCCTGA
- a CDS encoding transposase produces the protein MTRTSLRSRHRLEAAAFATSTQVRRTGHSARTFRTYLHRSGIKATIPERTDQLAGGVRRRERPCGFNKAVYRRRNVGERCFHRLRQWRGIATRYDKHPDRHLAALTLASTLSWLDQ, from the coding sequence GTGACCCGCACCTCACTCCGGTCCCGGCACCGGCTGGAGGCAGCAGCCTTCGCCACGTCCACGCAAGTTCGTCGGACGGGCCACTCAGCCCGCACCTTCCGCACCTACCTCCACCGAAGCGGGATCAAGGCGACGATTCCCGAACGCACCGACCAGCTCGCAGGCGGAGTGCGCCGTCGTGAACGTCCGTGCGGGTTCAACAAGGCGGTATACCGGCGCCGCAACGTCGGCGAACGCTGCTTCCACCGGCTCAGACAATGGCGCGGCATCGCTACTCGCTACGACAAACACCCCGACCGCCACCTCGCCGCGCTCACCCTCGCCAGCACCCTCAGCTGGCTCGACCAGTGA
- the rpmF gene encoding 50S ribosomal protein L32 — protein MAVPKRKMSRSNTRHRRAQWKASTPHLAPVYVDGVEYQVPRRLARAYERGLLPLPGK, from the coding sequence GTGGCCGTTCCCAAGCGCAAGATGTCCCGCAGCAACACTCGCCACCGCCGCGCGCAGTGGAAGGCGAGCACCCCCCACCTCGCCCCGGTCTACGTCGACGGGGTCGAGTACCAGGTGCCGCGTCGTCTGGCGCGTGCCTATGAGCGTGGGCTGCTGCCGCTCCCTGGGAAGTGA